One Herbaspirillum rubrisubalbicans genomic window carries:
- a CDS encoding efflux transporter outer membrane subunit, protein MKRIAFSTLPALTVIALSLTMAGCADQGGIKPQAQVRDVAVLDAGQAIRQTASEAGWPQRTWWQVYGDTQLDQLVKRAVAGNPSMAVAAARVRQAQSMAVVAHAGELPNAQLDVAVGRKDWSDNVYYGAAFRDKLTWNNTATLGLSYNVDLWDRNKNTTLRAQDEMHAVAADARAAQLDLEGNVVRTYVQLALQYGLLDNTEAMLKEEQKILDLARRRFNGGLGTQLDITQAEAPLPETRRQIEALQENIALIRNQLAALLGEGPGAADGVTRPGMALHTAIGLPSALPADLVGRRPDISAARWRVEAAAKGISVAKAAFYPNLNLLAGIGPAAAGGGLFSFLSAPNLQTTYGPAISLPIFEGGRLRGQLGAASAGYDIEVEHYNALLSQALKGISDQVVTLQSVARQQQQAQESVRAAQKSVDIATRAYQRGLTDYLNVLHAQTQWLRQQQIVQQLQAQRLAAYAALQTALGGGMDNGPETPSAAATTAAEPAKVAAR, encoded by the coding sequence ATGAAACGTATTGCCTTCTCCACGTTACCGGCGCTGACCGTCATTGCGCTTTCGCTGACAATGGCTGGCTGCGCCGACCAGGGTGGTATAAAGCCGCAAGCCCAGGTGCGCGACGTTGCCGTGCTCGACGCCGGCCAGGCCATCCGCCAGACTGCCAGCGAAGCCGGCTGGCCGCAACGCACCTGGTGGCAGGTGTATGGCGATACGCAACTGGATCAACTGGTCAAGCGCGCCGTGGCCGGCAACCCCAGCATGGCAGTGGCCGCAGCCCGTGTGCGCCAGGCCCAGTCCATGGCGGTGGTGGCCCATGCCGGCGAATTGCCCAATGCCCAGCTGGATGTGGCGGTAGGCCGCAAGGACTGGTCCGACAACGTCTATTACGGCGCCGCCTTCCGCGACAAACTGACCTGGAACAACACCGCCACGCTGGGCCTGTCCTATAACGTCGACCTGTGGGACCGCAACAAGAACACCACCCTGCGCGCCCAGGATGAAATGCACGCGGTCGCCGCCGACGCCCGTGCCGCGCAGCTCGACCTGGAAGGCAACGTGGTGCGCACCTATGTGCAGTTGGCCCTGCAATACGGCTTGCTGGACAACACCGAAGCCATGCTCAAGGAAGAGCAGAAGATTCTCGACCTGGCCCGCCGCCGCTTCAATGGTGGCCTCGGCACCCAATTGGACATTACCCAGGCCGAAGCCCCTTTGCCGGAAACCCGGCGCCAGATCGAAGCCCTGCAGGAAAACATCGCGTTGATCCGCAACCAGTTGGCGGCCCTGCTGGGTGAAGGCCCGGGCGCGGCCGACGGCGTCACGCGCCCCGGCATGGCCCTGCATACCGCCATCGGCCTGCCCAGCGCCCTGCCGGCCGACCTGGTGGGCCGCCGCCCCGATATCAGCGCCGCACGCTGGCGCGTGGAAGCCGCCGCCAAGGGCATTTCGGTGGCCAAGGCGGCCTTCTACCCCAACCTCAACTTGCTGGCCGGCATCGGCCCGGCCGCCGCTGGTGGTGGCTTGTTCTCCTTCCTCTCGGCGCCCAACCTGCAGACCACTTACGGCCCGGCCATCTCGCTGCCGATCTTCGAAGGTGGCCGCCTGCGTGGCCAACTGGGTGCGGCCAGCGCCGGCTACGACATCGAGGTGGAGCACTACAATGCCTTGCTGTCGCAAGCCTTGAAGGGCATCTCCGACCAGGTTGTCACGCTGCAATCGGTGGCGCGCCAGCAACAGCAGGCGCAAGAATCGGTGCGCGCCGCGCAAAAGAGCGTGGACATCGCCACCCGCGCCTACCAGCGAGGCCTAACCGACTACCTCAATGTCTTGCACGCGCAGACCCAATGGCTGCGCCAGCAACAGATCGTGCAGCAATTGCAGGCCCAGCGCCTGGCGGCCTATGCGGCCTTGCAAACGGCACTGGGGGGTGGCATGGACAATGGCCCTGAGACGCCCAGCGCTGCCGCAACCACGGCAGCCGAGCCGGCCAAGGTAGCGGCGCGATGA
- a CDS encoding DUF1656 domain-containing protein, with translation MPREISFFDAYIPTVLLLAIGAAVIAMLADRVLVRLGFYELTWHPALFRVSLFVCLAALLGLAVYR, from the coding sequence ATGCCACGTGAGATTTCCTTCTTCGACGCCTACATCCCGACGGTGCTGCTGCTGGCCATCGGCGCGGCTGTCATCGCCATGCTGGCCGACCGCGTGCTGGTACGGCTGGGCTTCTACGAACTGACCTGGCACCCGGCACTGTTCAGGGTCAGCCTGTTCGTCTGCCTGGCGGCCTTGCTGGGGCTGGCGGTCTATCGCTGA
- a CDS encoding FUSC family protein has protein sequence MTTPTLPLKAQLREAASDWWRSEAPTWVYVFKMVFAGLLALGIGYGLDLESPRSALITVFIVMQPQSGMILAKSFYRVIGTLVGSAAIVLFVDLFAQTPELFLLASALWIGLCTVGSAHYRNFRSYGFVLSGYTVALIGLPAALHPATTFDSVMTRVTEIMVGIVCVGLVSALVFPQASAPSLVRIIRGRFTAFVDLVSATLGGTADRQQLEATNARFVGDIIGLEALRSAAIFEDPEVRVRSGRLTRMNSEFMALSTRVHALHQLMNRLHANPAPSAQVVIAAISPYFRQVQPLLTRASGEPVMSAVDAADAALKLDAFKHELPRRVRATRGTLADQCQSDSALLDFDTASELLYRVIEELHAYTLTYASLNQRHHEREQWEHSYAPKTSMTTALIAGARAALVMLGLSAFWIASGWPSGDVAVLNAAAFCAITSAAPDPAKATRTVVIGVLFAAVAGYIYTFHILPRLDGYWMLASALTPVLMLAVLLTTKPKWAGHGLGICIFFPFLAVPDNFAHFNAAGYINESVALVVSLLVTAVAFMVLLPPTTDWTVRVLEKQLRKQVVDACFGKLGHLALKFESGTRDLMHQITLFTGSRPLLRQKALGWMFATLEVGHAIIELRTELHGIRTETPDLLPASAYAALNRLRQTIPALFAEPSVATLEAALAANDATIVEVQTTIGPHYRERSERHRLQRTLSYLHFIRTALLDEQSPLHTMRAGGAKTNTTGAHHAT, from the coding sequence ATGACTACCCCTACCCTGCCCCTCAAGGCCCAGCTACGCGAAGCCGCCAGCGACTGGTGGCGCAGCGAAGCACCGACCTGGGTATATGTCTTCAAGATGGTCTTCGCCGGTCTGCTGGCGCTGGGCATCGGCTACGGACTGGACCTGGAGTCGCCGCGCTCGGCGCTCATCACGGTGTTCATCGTCATGCAGCCGCAAAGCGGCATGATCCTGGCCAAGAGCTTCTACCGGGTCATCGGCACCCTGGTCGGCTCGGCGGCCATCGTGCTCTTCGTCGACCTGTTTGCACAGACGCCCGAACTGTTCCTGCTGGCCTCGGCCTTGTGGATCGGCCTGTGTACGGTGGGCTCGGCGCACTACCGTAACTTCCGCTCGTATGGCTTCGTGCTGTCGGGCTACACGGTGGCACTGATCGGCCTGCCAGCCGCCCTGCATCCGGCCACCACCTTCGACTCGGTGATGACACGGGTCACCGAGATCATGGTCGGCATCGTCTGCGTGGGTCTGGTCAGTGCGCTGGTGTTCCCGCAGGCCAGCGCGCCCAGCCTGGTGCGCATCATCCGCGGCCGCTTCACGGCCTTCGTCGACCTGGTCAGCGCCACTCTGGGCGGCACTGCCGACCGCCAGCAACTGGAAGCCACCAATGCTCGCTTCGTGGGCGACATCATCGGTCTGGAAGCCCTGCGCAGCGCAGCCATCTTCGAAGACCCGGAAGTGCGCGTGCGCAGTGGTCGCCTGACCCGCATGAATAGCGAATTCATGGCCTTGTCCACGCGCGTGCACGCCTTGCACCAATTGATGAACCGCCTGCACGCCAACCCGGCCCCCAGTGCACAGGTAGTGATCGCAGCGATCTCGCCCTACTTCCGCCAAGTGCAGCCGCTGCTCACCCGCGCCAGCGGCGAGCCGGTCATGAGTGCAGTCGATGCCGCCGACGCCGCCTTGAAGCTGGACGCCTTCAAGCACGAACTGCCGCGCCGGGTGCGCGCCACCCGTGGCACGCTGGCCGACCAGTGCCAGAGCGACAGCGCCCTGCTGGACTTCGATACCGCCTCCGAGCTGCTCTACCGCGTCATCGAGGAACTGCACGCCTACACCCTGACCTATGCCTCGTTGAACCAGCGCCACCACGAGCGCGAGCAATGGGAACACTCCTACGCTCCCAAGACCAGCATGACCACCGCGCTCATCGCCGGTGCCCGTGCCGCCCTCGTCATGTTGGGCCTGTCGGCGTTCTGGATCGCCAGCGGCTGGCCCAGCGGCGACGTGGCCGTGCTCAACGCCGCGGCCTTCTGCGCCATCACCTCGGCCGCCCCCGACCCGGCCAAGGCCACGCGCACGGTCGTCATCGGCGTACTCTTTGCGGCGGTGGCGGGCTACATCTATACCTTCCACATCCTGCCGCGCCTGGATGGCTATTGGATGCTGGCCAGCGCCTTGACGCCGGTGCTGATGCTGGCGGTGTTGCTGACCACCAAACCCAAATGGGCCGGTCATGGCCTGGGGATATGCATTTTCTTCCCCTTCCTGGCGGTGCCGGACAACTTTGCCCATTTCAATGCTGCCGGCTACATCAATGAATCAGTAGCCCTGGTGGTGTCACTGCTGGTCACGGCCGTGGCCTTCATGGTGCTGTTGCCGCCCACCACCGACTGGACCGTGCGGGTGCTGGAGAAGCAGTTGCGCAAGCAGGTAGTGGATGCCTGCTTCGGCAAGCTAGGCCATCTGGCCCTGAAGTTCGAAAGCGGCACGCGCGACCTGATGCACCAGATCACGCTCTTTACCGGCAGCCGCCCGCTGCTGCGGCAGAAGGCGCTGGGCTGGATGTTTGCCACGCTGGAAGTGGGACACGCCATCATCGAACTGCGCACCGAACTGCATGGCATTCGTACTGAAACCCCGGATTTGTTGCCAGCCTCCGCCTATGCCGCCCTGAACCGTCTGCGCCAGACCATTCCGGCGCTCTTTGCCGAGCCCTCGGTGGCGACGCTGGAGGCAGCCCTGGCAGCCAACGACGCCACTATCGTCGAAGTCCAGACCACCATCGGCCCGCACTACCGCGAACGCAGCGAACGCCATCGCCTGCAACGCACCTTGAGTTACCTGCATTTCATCCGTACCGCCCTGCTCGATGAACAATCGCCGCTGCATACCATGCGCGCGGGCGGGGCCAAGACCAACACAACGGGAGCGCACCATGCCACGTGA